Proteins encoded in a region of the Longibacter salinarum genome:
- a CDS encoding PIG-L deacetylase family protein, giving the protein MVFAPHPEDESLGCGGTILQKRCHGIPVDLVFMTDGHRSHGRLFGADRLVAIREKEALAAAEDLGCDSEAVHFLRYADGALSDSFDAAIEAVTALLIDRQPNDIFLPLANDGPSDHEVTFDIVIAALRRCGRPVRVHEYPIWFWARWPWVRLRIRPKRTGLRTWFEPNTAILGLPTMRRLTSAVFIGNLIDRKRAALFCHQSQVSSLNGDPDWPVLQDIAGGDFLDCFFHDVELFASWTYEPGSDHRSPLSQSDIASPQTTECHV; this is encoded by the coding sequence ATGGTCTTTGCTCCGCATCCAGAGGATGAATCACTCGGATGCGGAGGGACGATTCTCCAAAAGCGCTGTCACGGGATTCCCGTCGACCTCGTATTTATGACGGATGGGCATCGCTCGCACGGTCGCCTGTTTGGAGCCGATCGTCTCGTTGCCATACGCGAAAAGGAAGCCCTCGCAGCGGCAGAGGACCTTGGCTGCGATTCCGAAGCCGTTCACTTTCTACGATATGCGGATGGTGCGCTGTCGGACTCGTTCGACGCAGCCATCGAGGCGGTGACGGCGCTACTCATCGATCGGCAGCCGAACGACATTTTTCTGCCACTTGCGAACGACGGACCGTCCGATCACGAGGTGACGTTTGACATCGTAATCGCTGCATTGCGACGGTGCGGACGCCCTGTTCGCGTGCACGAGTACCCGATCTGGTTCTGGGCGCGGTGGCCGTGGGTGCGCCTGCGTATCCGGCCGAAGCGAACAGGCTTGCGGACCTGGTTCGAACCGAATACAGCGATCCTCGGCCTACCGACCATGCGACGGCTAACGAGTGCGGTGTTCATTGGCAACCTGATCGATCGTAAGCGTGCGGCCCTGTTTTGCCATCAATCGCAGGTTTCATCCCTCAACGGCGATCCCGACTGGCCGGTGTTGCAGGACATCGCAGGTGGGGACTTCCTCGATTGCTTTTTTCATGATGTGGAGCTCTTCGCCTCGTGGACCTACGAGCCCGGCAGCGACCACCGATCCCCGTTAAGTCAGAGCGACATTGCCTCTCCACAGACGACCGAGTGTCATGTCTGA
- a CDS encoding glycosyltransferase family 4 protein: MNIAFVAQPWHELHPLRRRGSLGIWTSEVVERLTPANRVVVYSPGKSDHRLRSVDHDGAEYVYIPKTWMRATETVDRVLRRVRHPLGGDSTRLPSFARMTSYLGYILWIAWDLRRRNCDIVHVHNFSQFIPIIRMLNPDVRTVLHMHCDWLNQVDHATIAGRLKRTDLVIGCSDHVSSGVRDAHPEYDRRITTVYNGVDTQAFTCAPSTRHSDSKDPSREDVFRLLFVSRVSPEKGVHVLLRAMIRLQDVVPNIKLTIVGGHYPVPYEYLVGVSDDPIVRSLHRFYASERRRRCMYREHLERVVRLKLPDTVDFVGRIPHEEITSYYQKSDVLVAPSLSEAFGMPVVEAMAAGLPVVAARTGGLTEIIINNQTGRIVAPDNSRQLADAILELYQSPSLRCAMGEAGRLRVRECFDWDRVVQRLLEAYEVAFSGASDAQIPSFMNDETRVQVSSFDS; the protein is encoded by the coding sequence ATGAACATTGCCTTCGTGGCGCAGCCGTGGCATGAACTGCATCCATTGAGGCGGCGTGGATCGCTAGGCATCTGGACCTCCGAAGTCGTGGAGCGCCTGACGCCAGCGAATCGTGTCGTCGTGTATTCGCCTGGAAAGTCGGACCATCGCCTCCGGTCGGTCGACCACGACGGCGCCGAGTACGTCTACATTCCGAAGACGTGGATGCGGGCGACGGAGACGGTAGATCGTGTGCTCCGTCGGGTTCGTCATCCGCTCGGCGGCGACTCGACGAGGCTTCCGTCATTTGCAAGAATGACGAGCTACCTGGGGTACATCTTGTGGATCGCATGGGATCTGCGTCGGCGCAATTGCGACATCGTGCACGTCCACAATTTCTCCCAGTTCATCCCGATTATCCGGATGCTCAACCCGGACGTGCGTACGGTGCTCCACATGCACTGCGACTGGCTGAACCAGGTGGACCATGCTACCATCGCGGGCCGACTAAAACGCACGGACCTCGTCATCGGGTGCAGTGACCACGTTTCGAGCGGGGTTCGGGACGCGCACCCCGAGTACGACCGTCGCATCACGACAGTGTATAACGGCGTCGATACACAGGCTTTCACGTGTGCCCCGTCCACCCGTCATTCGGATAGCAAGGATCCAAGTAGGGAGGATGTCTTCCGCTTGCTCTTCGTGAGTCGCGTTTCGCCCGAAAAGGGCGTCCACGTCTTGCTGCGGGCGATGATCCGTCTTCAGGACGTGGTGCCGAACATCAAACTTACCATCGTAGGTGGGCATTACCCGGTTCCGTATGAGTACCTCGTCGGCGTGAGCGATGACCCGATCGTGCGGTCACTCCATCGATTCTACGCTTCCGAGCGTCGGCGTCGTTGTATGTACCGAGAGCATCTTGAACGAGTGGTGCGGTTGAAATTGCCGGACACCGTGGACTTCGTCGGCCGGATTCCGCACGAAGAGATTACGTCGTATTACCAGAAGTCGGACGTGCTCGTCGCCCCCTCGTTGAGCGAAGCGTTTGGCATGCCAGTCGTGGAGGCGATGGCGGCCGGTCTACCTGTGGTCGCGGCGCGGACTGGTGGGCTCACGGAGATCATCATCAACAATCAAACGGGGCGCATCGTCGCACCGGATAACTCACGCCAGCTCGCGGATGCCATCCTTGAATTGTATCAGAGCCCTTCCCTGCGGTGCGCGATGGGCGAAGCTGGACGATTACGGGTTCGGGAATGCTTTGATTGGGATCGGGTCGTGCAGAGATTGCTGGAAGCGTACGAAGTGGCCTTCTCGGGAGCATCCGATGCTCAAATTCCATCGTTCATGAACGATGAGACCCGCGTTCAGGTCTCGTCATTCGATTCTTAG
- a CDS encoding FkbM family methyltransferase codes for MRQTTMSTVWKRLRDVSDTVTRIWNGSTFTIADGPGEGLRMDSSRSRVYQDGTAEMPVQRALMDVLRPGAVAYDIGANVGFFSLIAARAVGSSGRVYSFEPVPENARLIRRNASLNTFDHIQVVEGAVAEESGTITLTLAEHPGGATLAREELQPPPDAKGEITVRAVCLDEEVEAGRLPAPDVIKIDVEGAELVVLDSMSSILRTRRPILICEVDAAEEDTLRARQQAIQDRLVAAEYRVELLPQSYRNNAWCVEHLLAHPAGRS; via the coding sequence ATGAGACAAACGACGATGAGTACGGTCTGGAAACGGCTGCGGGACGTATCCGACACCGTGACGCGGATCTGGAACGGATCCACATTTACGATTGCCGATGGGCCCGGCGAGGGGCTTCGCATGGATTCCAGTCGGAGTCGGGTGTATCAAGACGGAACGGCTGAGATGCCCGTGCAACGTGCTCTGATGGACGTACTCAGGCCAGGGGCCGTGGCATACGACATCGGAGCCAATGTGGGGTTTTTCTCTCTGATTGCCGCCCGTGCCGTCGGGTCGAGCGGTCGTGTGTACTCGTTCGAGCCGGTGCCCGAAAATGCCCGCCTGATTCGCCGGAATGCGTCGCTGAACACGTTCGATCACATTCAGGTCGTGGAAGGCGCTGTCGCTGAAGAATCCGGGACGATCACCTTGACGCTGGCCGAACATCCGGGGGGCGCCACGCTCGCCCGCGAGGAACTCCAGCCTCCGCCCGATGCGAAAGGTGAGATCACTGTTCGTGCTGTGTGCCTCGATGAAGAGGTGGAGGCGGGTCGGCTTCCTGCACCGGATGTGATCAAGATCGACGTGGAGGGAGCCGAACTCGTTGTTCTCGACAGCATGTCGTCGATTCTGCGCACACGCCGGCCGATTCTCATTTGTGAGGTCGACGCCGCCGAAGAAGACACCCTCAGGGCTCGACAGCAGGCAATCCAGGATCGATTGGTCGCGGCCGAGTATCGGGTTGAACTGCTCCCGCAAAGCTATCGAAACAACGCGTGGTGCGTCGAACATCTTCTCGCTCATCCTGCCGGTCGGTCGTGA